From a single Micromonospora sp. WMMD1102 genomic region:
- a CDS encoding DNA methyltransferase yields the protein MIPLRTEADLLRTLERGCYTLPELYRLSEQAGLADRADGRRIIQDGQAQYKRRLRSALHAFKRQGRARPAGTGKAAWLIEGSTTRPRRALLVWLPADPSHVELVLGAAATVLREADEPIDLIVADPPWALGRDDHRSAYRRTYGRNQDQVIPGYQDVDPAEYAAFTSEWIGAASAALRPGGYLAVVTGAQQAARVQVTAEDAGLTYVNSITVARRFGLYTRRRFVHQHHRVTLLCKGSLTDPARVFHLPPEMPRGRTGQIYATDLWTDIPEQRRRNLLRYDNSLHPALVSRVIRATTDLDHLVADPFLGSGATAIAALQDGRRFYGGDLNVESLRFTMGRILAEIVPVIRPETEQLTLFDAPTGVPA from the coding sequence GTGATCCCGCTGCGCACCGAAGCCGACCTGCTGCGCACCCTGGAGCGTGGCTGCTACACCCTGCCCGAGCTGTACCGGCTGTCCGAGCAGGCGGGCCTGGCCGACCGGGCGGACGGCCGCCGAATCATCCAGGACGGTCAGGCCCAGTACAAGCGGCGGCTGCGCTCGGCGCTGCACGCCTTCAAGCGACAGGGCCGCGCCCGCCCGGCGGGTACCGGCAAAGCCGCCTGGCTGATCGAAGGCTCGACCACCCGGCCGCGCCGGGCGCTGCTGGTCTGGCTGCCCGCCGACCCGTCGCACGTCGAACTGGTGCTCGGCGCGGCGGCCACCGTGCTGCGCGAGGCCGACGAGCCAATCGACCTCATCGTCGCCGACCCGCCGTGGGCGCTGGGCCGAGATGACCACCGCTCTGCCTACCGGCGCACGTACGGCCGGAACCAGGACCAGGTGATACCGGGATACCAGGACGTTGACCCGGCCGAGTACGCCGCGTTCACCTCGGAGTGGATCGGGGCGGCCAGCGCGGCGCTTCGCCCCGGCGGCTACCTCGCCGTGGTCACCGGCGCCCAGCAGGCAGCGCGGGTCCAGGTGACGGCCGAAGACGCCGGGCTCACCTACGTCAACTCGATCACGGTCGCGCGCCGCTTCGGTCTCTACACCCGGCGCCGCTTCGTCCACCAACACCATCGGGTGACGCTGCTGTGCAAGGGATCGCTCACCGATCCTGCCCGGGTGTTCCACCTTCCGCCGGAGATGCCCAGGGGCCGTACCGGGCAGATCTACGCCACGGACCTGTGGACCGACATCCCGGAGCAGCGCCGCCGGAACCTTCTGCGCTACGACAACTCGCTGCACCCGGCGCTGGTGTCCCGGGTGATCCGGGCCACCACCGACCTCGACCATCTGGTCGCGGACCCGTTCCTCGGCTCGGGCGCCACCGCCATCGCCGCCCTCCAGGACGGGCGACGCTTCTACGGCGGGGACCTGAACGTGGAGAGCCTGCGCTTCACCATGGGGCGTATCCTCGCCGAGATCGTGCCCGTCATCCGGCCCGAGACCGAGCAGCTCACGCTTTTCGACGCGCCGACCGGAGTGCCGGCATGA
- a CDS encoding helix-turn-helix domain-containing protein yields MTTTTATTPQSQVWTEQAVRALGMTTDIETAGEILGIGRTKAYELAKTNEFPVKILRIGRRYLVSVPALLKLLGVD; encoded by the coding sequence ATGACGACCACCACCGCGACCACGCCGCAGTCCCAGGTCTGGACCGAACAGGCCGTGCGCGCCCTCGGCATGACCACCGACATCGAGACCGCCGGGGAGATCCTCGGCATCGGCCGAACCAAGGCGTACGAGCTGGCCAAGACCAACGAGTTTCCGGTGAAGATCCTCCGCATCGGTCGCCGTTACCTCGTAAGCGTCCCGGCCCTGCTCAAGCTCCTCGGCGTGGACTAG
- a CDS encoding DUF2637 domain-containing protein → MSTDLTNLARTDRRVARELATAERARLAGEQRIADEDAAVERRLREQEGRLRLDDQRDRQKADRAERRRKEREDKREARRKRRQTRRQDTAAWYARRVEYVRANAASVYSGVIYGLAVAGAVYGQVDAARINGLPTPIGVVAAVAIEGTGLAMALTAQQQRLAGERALAARALIWICTAAAVAINAIGHHTDPVKAVGLSFLSALGIIVYEVRSGAKHRPTLRDRGMLPPPPERFGWRRWLVAPRSTFTAWRLDVLDRLSPGAAALVARAEAARRERRRLAAVERDRERREALAADVRKQARTAARKAARAGETGKTLTLLLHLAQTGTSVPSLALPGPARKEMEAAQEDARLARVALAEAEARLNAEATRRAQAEAEIRAARQAAEAEAARRAEAAEEAQRAKRRAEHEAALRAAAEEAAATARAEAEQAARGRGQAEAEAQEWRRRGELAETEVANFRLKGREQARVQKDLEVRTATAERALADEQQRREAAEEQIRGLMERMSPRRRRTASNASAGEPLMFDGRPVPQVDRVSPATVLAVLEAHRDHPEAKQQDLATLAGVTDRTVRSVLSAASRKELATAGT, encoded by the coding sequence ATGAGCACCGACCTGACCAACCTCGCCCGGACCGACCGGCGGGTCGCCCGTGAGCTGGCGACCGCCGAACGGGCGCGGCTGGCCGGCGAGCAGCGGATCGCGGACGAGGACGCGGCGGTGGAGCGACGCCTTCGCGAGCAGGAAGGGCGGCTGCGTCTGGATGACCAGCGCGATCGGCAGAAGGCTGACCGCGCCGAGCGTCGCCGGAAGGAACGCGAGGACAAGCGTGAGGCGAGGCGGAAGCGGCGGCAGACTCGCCGGCAGGACACGGCGGCCTGGTACGCGCGTCGCGTCGAGTACGTACGGGCCAACGCCGCCTCGGTCTACTCCGGCGTGATCTACGGCCTCGCCGTAGCGGGCGCCGTGTATGGGCAGGTCGACGCTGCCAGGATCAACGGTCTGCCCACGCCGATCGGCGTCGTGGCGGCGGTCGCCATCGAGGGCACGGGCCTGGCGATGGCCCTGACCGCCCAGCAGCAGCGCCTTGCCGGGGAGCGTGCGCTCGCAGCGCGGGCGCTGATCTGGATCTGCACGGCGGCGGCGGTCGCGATCAACGCCATCGGCCACCACACCGACCCGGTCAAGGCGGTCGGGCTGTCGTTCCTCTCGGCGCTGGGCATCATCGTCTACGAGGTCCGCAGCGGAGCCAAGCACAGGCCGACGCTGCGCGACCGGGGCATGCTGCCGCCCCCGCCGGAGCGGTTCGGATGGCGGCGGTGGCTGGTGGCCCCGCGCTCGACCTTCACGGCCTGGCGGCTGGACGTGCTTGACCGGCTGAGCCCCGGCGCGGCGGCCCTGGTCGCTCGTGCCGAAGCCGCTCGCCGTGAGCGCCGCCGGCTCGCCGCCGTCGAACGCGACCGGGAACGGCGGGAGGCGCTCGCGGCAGACGTCCGGAAGCAGGCGCGCACCGCCGCCCGCAAGGCTGCCCGTGCCGGGGAGACCGGCAAGACCCTGACGCTGCTGCTGCACCTCGCACAGACCGGCACCTCGGTACCGTCACTGGCGCTACCCGGGCCGGCGCGCAAGGAGATGGAAGCGGCGCAGGAGGATGCCCGCCTGGCCCGCGTGGCGCTGGCGGAAGCGGAAGCGCGGCTGAATGCAGAAGCGACGCGGCGCGCTCAGGCGGAAGCGGAAATCCGGGCGGCTCGGCAGGCAGCGGAAGCGGAAGCAGCGCGGCGAGCGGAAGCAGCCGAGGAGGCGCAACGAGCGAAGCGGCGAGCGGAGCACGAAGCGGCCCTGCGGGCGGCGGCCGAGGAAGCAGCAGCGACTGCCCGAGCGGAAGCGGAGCAGGCGGCCCGGGGCCGGGGTCAGGCGGAAGCGGAAGCTCAGGAGTGGCGCCGGCGCGGCGAGCTGGCGGAAACGGAGGTCGCCAACTTCCGGCTCAAGGGCAGGGAGCAGGCGCGGGTCCAGAAGGACCTGGAGGTGCGGACGGCAACCGCCGAGCGTGCCCTCGCTGACGAACAGCAGCGCCGCGAGGCCGCGGAGGAGCAGATCCGCGGGCTCATGGAGCGGATGTCGCCACGCCGTCGCCGCACGGCGTCGAACGCCTCAGCGGGCGAGCCACTGATGTTCGACGGGCGGCCGGTACCGCAGGTCGACCGGGTCAGCCCGGCCACCGTCCTGGCAGTGCTCGAAGCACACCGGGATCACCCAGAGGCGAAGCAGCAGGACCTGGCGACCCTGGCGGGCGTCACCGACCGGACGGTCCGGAGCGTGCTTTCTGCGGCATCGCGGAAAGAACTCGCCACCGCCGGCACCTGA
- a CDS encoding ParB N-terminal domain-containing protein — MPAAVAVAAARTPLGRTFTVTLSAPMTATATATAVEDEQVEDELLRVDPTTLVVGANVRLDPRLRKSYVENVRARGVLEPVVAYRDDDGRLVVLFGQRRTLAAVQAQRPWVRVTVVPKPDEADRLTDQVNENDHREPLTVAERVAAYEQLALCGVPAGEIAKRMSTSRPVVDKALTVARSKLARGATQRWEFLSIDQAAVVAEFEDDPEAVKRLVVAAQRGGFDHEAQKLRDARAEAAAKVEAAAALAAAGITLVDRPSWNDEKVKRLSRLKHGEEQLTEDNHASCPGHAAFLDDEWVHPDEDEDEDDGDDPWGDDTPAGADENAERPEPARPYRAWLPEYVCTDFAAHGHALRWQEHDSASGRKTIAEMTDVEREEARAQRRDVIQSNKAWDSAETVRRNWLRTFLARKAAPKTAAGFIAGSLARTDHAVTSALTGGNRLAHDLLGLPDQAPTLGRRAPAMVELVGKASDERAQMIALGLLLAAYEEATSRNSWRSVSESTTRYLRYLEANGYELSTVELRACGESPLPATDANLAAAEA, encoded by the coding sequence GTGCCCGCTGCCGTCGCGGTCGCTGCTGCCCGCACACCCCTTGGAAGGACCTTCACTGTGACGCTTTCTGCTCCCATGACGGCCACGGCCACGGCGACTGCCGTCGAAGACGAGCAGGTCGAGGATGAGCTGCTTCGTGTCGACCCCACGACCCTGGTCGTGGGCGCCAACGTGCGCCTGGACCCACGGTTGCGCAAGAGCTACGTGGAGAACGTCCGCGCTCGTGGCGTGCTGGAGCCGGTCGTGGCCTACCGTGACGACGACGGCCGTCTCGTCGTGTTGTTCGGGCAACGCCGGACCCTCGCGGCCGTGCAAGCCCAGCGCCCGTGGGTCCGCGTGACGGTGGTCCCCAAGCCGGACGAAGCCGATCGGCTGACCGACCAGGTCAACGAGAACGACCACCGCGAGCCCCTCACCGTCGCTGAGCGTGTGGCCGCGTACGAGCAACTCGCCCTGTGCGGTGTCCCGGCCGGGGAGATCGCCAAGCGGATGTCCACGAGCCGGCCCGTGGTCGACAAGGCGCTCACCGTGGCCCGCAGCAAGCTCGCTCGCGGCGCGACCCAACGGTGGGAGTTCCTGAGCATCGATCAGGCCGCGGTGGTCGCGGAGTTCGAGGACGACCCGGAGGCGGTCAAGCGGCTCGTGGTCGCCGCCCAGCGCGGCGGATTCGACCACGAGGCGCAGAAGTTGCGTGACGCCCGCGCGGAGGCGGCGGCGAAGGTCGAAGCCGCCGCAGCCCTTGCCGCCGCCGGCATCACCTTGGTTGACCGGCCGTCGTGGAACGACGAGAAGGTCAAGCGGCTGTCGAGGCTGAAGCACGGCGAGGAGCAACTCACCGAGGACAACCACGCCTCCTGCCCGGGGCACGCGGCCTTTCTCGACGACGAATGGGTCCACCCGGACGAGGACGAAGACGAGGACGACGGGGACGATCCGTGGGGCGACGACACCCCGGCCGGGGCAGACGAGAACGCCGAGAGGCCGGAACCCGCGCGCCCGTACCGTGCCTGGCTGCCTGAGTACGTGTGCACAGACTTCGCCGCCCACGGACACGCGCTGCGCTGGCAGGAGCACGACTCCGCCAGCGGACGCAAGACCATCGCGGAGATGACCGACGTCGAACGGGAGGAAGCCCGCGCCCAGCGCCGTGACGTCATCCAGTCGAACAAGGCGTGGGACAGCGCCGAGACGGTCCGCCGGAACTGGCTGCGTACGTTCCTCGCTCGCAAGGCCGCGCCGAAGACGGCCGCCGGCTTCATCGCCGGCAGCCTCGCCCGTACCGACCACGCCGTCACGTCGGCGCTGACCGGCGGCAACCGGCTGGCCCATGACCTGCTCGGGCTGCCGGACCAGGCTCCCACGCTCGGCCGGCGAGCCCCGGCGATGGTGGAACTCGTCGGGAAGGCCAGCGACGAGCGCGCCCAGATGATCGCGCTGGGCCTGCTGCTCGCCGCGTACGAGGAGGCGACGAGCCGCAACTCGTGGCGCAGCGTCAGCGAGAGCACCACCCGCTACCTGCGCTATCTCGAAGCCAACGGGTACGAGCTGTCCACGGTCGAGCTGCGGGCATGCGGTGAGTCACCGCTGCCGGCCACCGACGCCAACCTCGCTGCCGCCGAGGCGTAG
- a CDS encoding relaxase, whose amino-acid sequence MHAGARQTRRPRGRHRPAAALIPAIHPRGTNVGGLLRYLFGPGKAEEHVNPHLVAAWSGPSQLPSLEPPIHASGRHDIRALARLLEQPVRAGRNPPLKFVWHASVRNHITDRILSDSQWAHIAAEIVAAVGIAPHGDPDAVRWVAVRHADDHIHIVATLVRQDGETAWAWNERLKAQSAARDLEQRYGLYQVGPVDHTSHRRPTPAEQNKSHRQGRPEIPRDRLRREVRAAAAAASDENDFVDRLQTAGVLVRLRHSTINPDEVTGYAVGLPDHHTSSGDTVWYGGGRLAPDLTLPQLRRRWDSGPGTVPRNGGHSPSRPGVQHRTDAFRRATTAVDTGARHLGGRRPDDEEDIASLADAAADVLASTARAFEGRKGGPLTDASETFDRAMREPQRRHAGRLHPAAGQLRSMSRLISAVGRLTSDDDTAAALQLVLRMSMVADNLARLREAQGRLHQAQAARQAAEDLRELAAKVPATLAGVRPAAASVQTSSRRTPSKGRAV is encoded by the coding sequence GTGCACGCAGGCGCTCGACAGACTCGACGCCCTCGTGGCCGACATCGACCGGCGGCTGCGCTGATCCCCGCCATCCATCCCCGCGGCACGAACGTAGGCGGCCTGCTCCGCTACCTGTTCGGCCCGGGGAAGGCCGAGGAACACGTCAATCCCCACCTCGTCGCCGCGTGGTCCGGCCCCAGCCAGCTGCCCTCGCTGGAACCGCCGATCCACGCCTCCGGGCGCCACGACATCCGGGCCCTGGCCCGCCTGCTCGAACAGCCCGTACGGGCTGGCAGGAACCCGCCACTGAAGTTCGTCTGGCACGCCTCCGTCCGCAACCACATCACCGACCGCATCCTCAGCGACAGCCAATGGGCGCACATCGCCGCTGAGATCGTCGCCGCCGTCGGCATCGCCCCGCACGGCGACCCGGACGCCGTGCGATGGGTGGCCGTACGCCACGCCGACGACCACATCCACATCGTGGCCACGCTCGTCCGACAGGACGGCGAAACCGCCTGGGCCTGGAACGAACGCCTCAAGGCACAATCCGCCGCCCGAGACCTCGAACAACGCTACGGCCTATACCAGGTCGGCCCGGTTGACCACACCAGCCACCGCCGGCCGACCCCTGCGGAGCAGAACAAGTCCCACCGGCAGGGCAGACCAGAAATTCCCCGCGACCGGCTCCGCCGTGAGGTACGTGCAGCCGCAGCCGCAGCGAGCGACGAGAACGACTTCGTCGACCGGCTCCAGACGGCAGGTGTTCTCGTACGACTCCGACACAGCACGATCAACCCGGACGAGGTCACCGGCTACGCAGTCGGGCTCCCCGACCACCACACCAGCTCCGGCGACACCGTCTGGTACGGCGGCGGCCGACTCGCCCCGGACCTCACCCTCCCGCAACTCCGACGACGCTGGGACTCCGGTCCCGGCACAGTGCCGCGCAACGGCGGGCACAGCCCAAGTCGCCCAGGAGTTCAGCACCGAACGGACGCCTTCCGCCGGGCAACGACAGCCGTGGACACAGGCGCCCGTCATCTCGGCGGCAGGCGGCCTGACGATGAGGAAGACATCGCATCCCTCGCCGATGCGGCAGCCGATGTCCTAGCCTCCACGGCACGGGCATTCGAGGGCCGCAAAGGCGGCCCCCTCACCGACGCCTCGGAAACCTTCGACCGGGCGATGCGGGAGCCACAGCGACGCCACGCCGGGCGCCTGCACCCGGCGGCGGGCCAACTCCGATCCATGTCTCGACTCATCTCGGCGGTCGGCCGGCTCACCAGCGACGACGACACAGCAGCAGCTCTGCAACTGGTCCTGCGCATGTCGATGGTCGCGGACAACCTCGCCCGCCTCCGCGAGGCTCAGGGCAGGCTCCACCAGGCTCAGGCAGCTAGACAAGCCGCAGAAGACCTCCGCGAACTCGCGGCAAAGGTGCCTGCCACGCTCGCAGGGGTTCGACCCGCCGCCGCGTCCGTCCAGACGTCGTCGAGACGTACCCCTTCCAAGGGCCGCGCAGTTTGA